The following are encoded in a window of Candidatus Obscuribacterales bacterium genomic DNA:
- a CDS encoding phage tail protein — protein MATERERPYSAFRYLVDLGGGTNGAKAGFQEVTGLGVEITMQEYRAGNEKRAAPMKIPGLYKVTDVSLKRGVLGALDLTEWLNQVRNGEDARRQVTIQLQSEDLSTIAMTWTLEGAQPMKYTGPSLNGKGTDVAIEELGLSVEDIKFE, from the coding sequence ATGGCAACGGAACGGGAACGCCCCTACAGCGCCTTTCGATATTTAGTGGATCTAGGTGGTGGTACTAATGGGGCCAAAGCTGGCTTCCAAGAAGTCACCGGCCTGGGGGTGGAAATCACCATGCAGGAATACCGAGCAGGTAATGAAAAGCGGGCTGCTCCCATGAAAATCCCAGGCTTATACAAAGTCACAGATGTCTCTCTCAAGCGAGGCGTGCTGGGTGCCTTAGATTTAACCGAATGGCTGAACCAAGTCCGTAACGGCGAAGACGCCCGTCGGCAAGTGACGATTCAGCTCCAGAGCGAAGATCTCAGCACCATCGCCATGACCTGGACGTTGGAGGGAGCGCAGCCGATGAAATATACGGGGCCATCCCTCAATGGCAAGGGTACGGATGTGGCGATCGAGGAACTGGGGCTATCGGTGGAAGATATTAAGTTTGAGTAA
- a CDS encoding phage tail protein, which yields MVANRLLTTFNFLVEIQVDGISDQLCRAAFAECDGLEMSMEPKTFHQGGQMTEQVHLAGPVSYGQLTLKRGMSQDFGLWRWFTEVIKTHQRGLRGQGIVVMLDGAQQPQMTFKLKDCLPIKIRAPALNAKDGGIAIEEFQLVYASMAVEFGSAAADQPVQGSDNSASSLSAP from the coding sequence ATGGTCGCTAATCGTCTATTGACCACCTTCAATTTCTTGGTGGAGATACAAGTGGATGGCATCTCAGATCAACTCTGTCGAGCGGCCTTTGCTGAGTGTGATGGTCTGGAAATGTCCATGGAGCCCAAGACGTTTCACCAAGGCGGGCAAATGACAGAGCAAGTGCATCTTGCAGGGCCTGTGTCCTACGGTCAACTGACGCTCAAACGGGGCATGAGTCAAGACTTCGGTTTATGGCGTTGGTTTACCGAAGTGATCAAGACCCATCAGCGGGGCCTGCGGGGCCAAGGCATTGTAGTGATGCTAGATGGGGCGCAGCAGCCCCAAATGACCTTTAAGCTCAAAGACTGTCTTCCCATTAAAATTCGGGCTCCAGCTCTGAATGCCAAAGATGGGGGCATTGCCATTGAAGAATTCCAATTGGTCTATGCCTCAATGGCTGTGGAGTTTGGCAGTGCAGCAGCAGATCAGCCCGTGCAAGGGAGTGATAACTCCGCATCTTCCCTAAGTGCACCCTAA